The Ictalurus punctatus breed USDA103 chromosome 9, Coco_2.0, whole genome shotgun sequence genome contains a region encoding:
- the wars1 gene encoding tryptophan--tRNA ligase, cytoplasmic, giving the protein MADCQGDVACDLTPMQLYEKLNLQGDQVRVLKSEKAAKAEIDAAVQLLLKLKVHYKTITGQEYKAGCPPTDDISSCSNGPATEDGDDQVDPWNVSTTSAKGVDYDKLIVRFGSSKIDQELIDRIGRIIEQTPHRFLRRGVFFSHRDMHQVLDAYENKKSFFLYTGRGPSSEAMHVGHLIPFIFTKWLQDVFNVPLVIQMTDDEKYLWKDLTQEQCYRFAVENAKDIIACGFDVNKTFIFSDLDYMGMSSSFYRNVVKIQKHVTFNQVKGIFGFTDSDCIGKISFPAIQAAPSFSSSFPQIFNSRTDLQCLIPCAIDQDPYFRMTRDVAPRVGYPKPALLHSTFFPALQGAQTKMSASDPNSSIFLTDTPKQIKTKVNKHAFSGGKDTVEEHRKYGGNPDVDVSFMYLTFFLEDDEQLEKIRQDYTSGALLTGDLKKCLIETLQPMIASHQERRKQVTDDMVKQFMTPRKLDFDF; this is encoded by the exons ATGGCAGACTGTCAGGGAGACGTTGCTTGTGATCTGACGCCCATGCAACTTTATGAGAAACTGAACCTCCAAGGAGACCAAGTCCGAGTCCTAAAGTCAGAGAAGGCTGCTAAA GCTGAGATCGATGCTGCTGTACAGCTGCTGCTCAAGCTGAAGGTTCATTACAAAACAATCACAGGGCAAGAATACAAGGCCGGTTGTCCCCCCACTGACGACATATCATCATGCAGTAATGGACCAGCTACAGAGGATGGAGATGACCAGGTGGACCCCTGGAACGTGTCCACCACCAGTGCCAAAGGAGTGGATTACGACAAGCTCATAG TGAGGTTCGGAAGCAGTAAGATTGATCAGGAACTGATCGACAGAATTGGCAGAATCATAGAGCAAACACCTCACCGCTTCCTCCGCCGAGGAGTCTTCTTCTCTCACAG agATATGCATCAGGTCCTGGACGCCTACGAGAACAAGAAGTCGTTCTTTCTGTACACAGGCAGAGGGCCTTCCTCAGAAGCGATGCATGTGGGCCACCTTATTCCTTTCATCTTCACTAA GTGGCTTCAGGATGTGTTTAACGTGCCTTTGGTCATCCAGATGACCGATGATGAGAAGTATCTGTGGAAGGATCTGACGCAGGAGCAGTGCTACCGCTTTGCTGTGGAGAATGCCAAAGACATCATCGCCTGTGGATTTGATGTCAACAAGACCTTCATTTTCTCAGATCTAGACTATATGGG CATGAGTTCATCATTCTATAGAAATGTGGTGAAAATACAGAAGCATGTAACTTTTAACCAAGTTAAAGGCATATTTGGATTCACAGACAGTGACTGCATTG GAAAGATTAGTTTTCCTGCAATACAGGCAGCTCCTTCCTTCAGCAGCTCTTTCCCGCAAATCTTCAACAGCAGGACAGATTTGCAGTGTCTCATCCCCTGTGCTATTGACCAG GACCCATATTTCCGCATGACACGAGACGTTGCTCCTCGAGTAGGCTACCCCAAGCCTGCTCTTCTGCACTCCACTTTTTTCCCTGCATTGCAAGGAGCTCAGACCAAGATGAGCGCTAGTGACCCGAACTCCTCCATCTTCCTGACTGACACACCCAAACAGATCAAAACGAAG GTCAACAAGCATGCATTCTCCGGGGGGAAAGACACTGTAGAGGAGCACAGGAAATATGGAGGAAACCCAGATGTGGACGTGTCATTCATGTACTTGACTTTCTTCCTCGAAGATGACGAACAGCTGGAGAAAATCCGACAG gacTATACCAGTGGAGCACTCCTGACTGGCGATCTTAAGAAATGTCTAATCGAAACCCTTCAACCAATGATCGCATCTCACCAAGAGAGACGCAAACAAGTTACAGATGACATGGTCAAGCAGTTTATGACTCCACGGAAGCTAGACTTCGATTTCTAG